ATTTGCGAAATAAGCTTGCCAGAAAAAATAGAGAGAATGTTCAAAAAGTGCTTTGTATTGATGCTTGGCTGAATATTGAAAATTTGAATAAGAGAAGACTTCATGATATAAACAGGCTTTCACCGTTTGGGCTGGATAATCAAGAGCCTAACTTTATGGATGCTGATGTGAGTTTTTTGAATTTGACAAAGTTTGGGATAAATAATAGGCATTTTAAGGGATTTGTTAAAAAAAATAACCGTATTATATCGGTAATTGGATACAATTTAGGACATAAATTAAAAACAAATAATTTTTATAAGAAAAAGTTTAAAATAGTTTATACTCCGATATTTAAGTCTGTTCATTCAGATTTGTTTATCGAGTTGAAAATAAAGGATTTTAAATAATTAAATTAATTAATATAAATTATATATAACAAAAAATTTTAGGAGGAATTAAAGAAATGGCAGTAAAAAAATTAAATGAAACAACTTATGAAGTATCAGCAGTTAGGGAAGGAGAAGAATTAAAGCACTTAAAAGATCACGTTTTAGTACATTTTAAAGATGCAAAAGTTGACGGATTCCGTCCAGGACATGTACCTGCAAAAGTTATTGAAAGTAAATTCAAAAAGGAAATTGAAGGGGAAATCCTAAATCATATTATTTCTGATGAATATAGAAAAGCAGTTGCAGAAAATGAATTAAAACCAATTGCTGATATTAAACTTGAAAAATATGAAAATAATGATGATAAAGTGGAAGTTGTATTTACAATTCCTGTATTACCTGCATTTGAATTAGGACAATATAAAGGTGTGGAAGTAGAAAAGGAAAATGTGGAAGTTACAGATGAAACTGTAAATGAAGAAATTGAAAGATTAAGAGAAAGCGCTGCAAAATTAAAAGAAATTGCAGAAGATGAAGAAGCTAAAAATGATGATGTTGTAAACATTAACTTTGAAGGATTTATAGATGGGGAAGCCTTTGATGGAGGAAAAGCTGAAGGATATGACTTGACATTAGGTTCTCACAGCTTTATTGACACTTTTGAAGATCAAATTGCAGGACACAAAAAAGGGGATGAGTTTGATGTAAACGTTACTTTCCCTGAAAATTATGGAGCTGCAAACTTGTCTGGAAAACCAGCTTTATTTAAAGTAAAAGTAAACTCAATCAAGAGAAAAGAAGAAGCTGAATTAAAT
The DNA window shown above is from Leptotrichia wadei and carries:
- the tig gene encoding trigger factor gives rise to the protein MAVKKLNETTYEVSAVREGEELKHLKDHVLVHFKDAKVDGFRPGHVPAKVIESKFKKEIEGEILNHIISDEYRKAVAENELKPIADIKLEKYENNDDKVEVVFTIPVLPAFELGQYKGVEVEKENVEVTDETVNEEIERLRESAAKLKEIAEDEEAKNDDVVNINFEGFIDGEAFDGGKAEGYDLTLGSHSFIDTFEDQIAGHKKGDEFDVNVTFPENYGAANLSGKPALFKVKVNSIKRKEEAELNDDLAKELGFDSVEDMKNKTRENITKREETRAENEFKNKVVEAVVNATEVEVPEALVQREIDYQINRFAQQLQMQGINLNQYFQMTGQTMDSMRENAKENAEKAVKTELVLAEIAKAEEIKATDEEVAKEIETLAAMYGLEKDALIADVRKNGNYERFIDETNYRLVNQKTIDLLVNEAKVK